In the genome of Actinomadura graeca, one region contains:
- a CDS encoding substrate-binding domain-containing protein: MNPARLISRSHPRVLAAAACAVLLTTATACGDGGKGSSAAGGPLSGQSVILVAGPLSDPFFGAMKKGAEDAGKMLGVSVDYTAPNDFSNPAGDLTRLIEAAITKKPTSLVVGNFIPPAEEPLIKKAVGAGITVTVINSGLGSWESLGAKAFVGENPTGSGSAAGRDLAGKGVRHGLCINHVPENPALQQRCDGFTAELKKAGGNAAMLTIPSSQASDQQAVTQAVQGYLRSHKDVDGILTLGTAVAQGALKAREASGAKTIKIGTTDISTQVLNQVKDGALEFAIDQQPYLQSFYGVLTASQSKAYGLRPAGPIMTSPLILTKANVDEALAAQKRDVRGAA; this comes from the coding sequence GTGAATCCAGCGAGACTGATCTCCCGATCCCACCCCCGTGTCCTGGCCGCTGCGGCATGCGCCGTTCTCCTGACCACCGCCACCGCATGCGGAGACGGCGGCAAGGGCTCCTCGGCGGCCGGCGGGCCGTTGTCCGGTCAGTCGGTCATCCTGGTCGCCGGGCCGCTGTCCGACCCGTTCTTCGGCGCGATGAAGAAGGGCGCCGAGGACGCCGGCAAGATGCTCGGGGTGTCGGTGGACTACACCGCGCCGAACGACTTCAGCAACCCGGCGGGCGACCTGACCCGGCTGATCGAGGCCGCGATCACCAAGAAGCCGACCTCGCTGGTGGTGGGCAACTTCATCCCGCCCGCCGAGGAGCCGCTCATCAAGAAGGCGGTCGGCGCGGGCATCACGGTCACGGTCATCAACTCCGGGCTCGGCTCGTGGGAGTCCCTGGGCGCCAAGGCGTTCGTGGGGGAGAACCCCACCGGGTCGGGCAGCGCGGCGGGCAGGGACCTGGCGGGCAAAGGTGTGAGGCACGGGCTGTGCATCAACCACGTACCGGAGAACCCGGCCCTCCAGCAGCGGTGCGACGGCTTCACCGCCGAGCTGAAGAAGGCCGGCGGTAATGCGGCGATGCTGACCATCCCCTCCAGCCAGGCGTCCGACCAGCAGGCCGTCACCCAGGCCGTCCAGGGCTACCTGCGCTCCCACAAGGACGTCGACGGGATCCTCACCCTGGGCACCGCCGTCGCCCAGGGCGCGCTGAAGGCGCGTGAGGCGTCGGGGGCGAAGACGATCAAGATCGGCACGACCGACATCAGCACCCAGGTGCTGAACCAGGTGAAGGACGGCGCGCTGGAGTTCGCGATCGACCAGCAGCCCTACCTCCAGTCCTTCTACGGGGTCCTGACCGCCTCGCAGTCCAAGGCGTACGGGCTGCGCCCGGCCGGCCCGATCATGACCTCGCCGCTCATCCTGACCAAGGCCAACGTGGACGAGGCCCTCGCCGCCCAGAAGCGCGATGTACGGGGCGCCGCCTGA
- a CDS encoding ABC transporter permease, with translation MQNVVNASARSIDLRQRLVEVFRRPDSGAAAGTLLVFAVFSVTAGDTGFLTQAGTASWLNLAAELGIIALPIGLLMIAGEFDLSVGSNLAASSMVLAITQSRWDLPLAAGVLITLAFGLAVGLLNGLLVTRSGLPSFIVTLVSLFSLAGASLGLSRIIAGTTSISLRTSGVFHDLFAKQIGGFNVSILWWAALTFAAYWVLSQARFGSWILAVGGDADSARLTGVPINRVKMRLYLASGLCASLLGVVQALEFQNADVTRGQSFVFQTIVAAVVGGCLLAGGYGSAIGISLGAMTYAIVSLGVFYTGWSTDWVQLFVGVLLLLAVLGNNLVQRLALTRI, from the coding sequence ATGCAGAACGTCGTCAACGCGTCCGCCAGGTCCATCGACCTCCGGCAGCGTCTGGTCGAGGTGTTCCGGCGCCCCGACTCGGGCGCCGCCGCGGGGACGCTCCTGGTCTTCGCCGTGTTCTCGGTCACGGCCGGTGACACCGGTTTCCTGACGCAGGCGGGCACGGCCTCCTGGCTGAACCTCGCCGCCGAGCTCGGCATCATCGCGCTCCCGATCGGCCTGCTGATGATCGCCGGGGAGTTCGACCTGTCGGTGGGCTCGAACCTGGCCGCCAGCTCGATGGTCCTGGCGATCACCCAGTCCCGGTGGGACCTGCCTCTCGCGGCCGGCGTGCTGATCACGCTGGCGTTCGGGCTCGCCGTCGGGCTGCTGAACGGCCTGCTGGTGACCCGGTCGGGGCTGCCGAGCTTCATCGTCACGCTCGTGTCGCTGTTCAGCCTGGCGGGAGCCTCGCTCGGCCTGTCCCGGATCATCGCCGGCACGACCAGCATCAGCCTGCGGACCTCCGGTGTGTTCCACGACCTGTTCGCCAAGCAGATCGGCGGGTTCAACGTCTCGATCCTGTGGTGGGCGGCCCTGACCTTCGCCGCCTACTGGGTGCTGTCGCAGGCCCGGTTCGGGAGCTGGATCCTCGCGGTCGGCGGCGACGCCGACTCCGCCCGCCTGACCGGCGTCCCGATCAACCGGGTGAAGATGCGGCTCTACCTGGCCAGCGGGCTGTGCGCGTCACTGCTGGGCGTCGTCCAGGCGCTGGAGTTCCAGAACGCCGACGTCACCCGCGGCCAGTCGTTCGTGTTCCAGACCATCGTCGCCGCGGTCGTGGGCGGCTGCCTGCTGGCGGGCGGCTACGGCTCGGCGATCGGGATCTCCCTGGGCGCCATGACCTACGCGATCGTCAGCCTCGGCGTCTTCTACACCGGCTGGAGCACCGACTGGGTGCAGCTGTTCGTCGGGGTCCTCCTGCTGCTGGCGGTCCTGGGCAACAACCTCGTCCAGCGCCTGGCCCTCACCCGGATCTAG
- a CDS encoding ATP-binding cassette domain-containing protein, which translates to MEDRLVETGAVETGAVETGAVETGAVETGTVEAAPSLIQARDITMRFGNTTVLHEVTFDVRAGEVVCLLGDNGAGKSTLIKVLSGVYRPTSGSVEIDGTPVRFAGPAEARARGIATVHQYGGTAPLMSIDRNFFLGAEPVKGIWPFRRIDRDRTAAESLKALRELGLSRVTDARQLAGTMSGGERQALAIARAVYFGARLLILDEPTSALGVKEAALVLRMIGTARANGVGVVFITHNAQHAMAIGDRFAVLISGAVAAAFRRGEKSRTEVLDLMAGGEEFQALTEGMEDAHGPG; encoded by the coding sequence GTGGAAGACCGTCTAGTGGAGACCGGCGCCGTGGAGACCGGCGCCGTGGAGACCGGCGCCGTGGAGACCGGCGCCGTGGAGACCGGCACCGTGGAGGCCGCGCCCAGTCTCATCCAGGCGCGCGACATCACGATGCGGTTCGGCAATACCACCGTCCTGCACGAGGTGACGTTCGACGTGCGGGCCGGGGAGGTCGTCTGCCTGCTCGGCGACAACGGCGCGGGGAAGTCCACCCTCATCAAGGTGCTGTCCGGGGTGTACCGGCCGACGTCGGGCAGCGTGGAGATCGACGGCACGCCGGTCCGGTTCGCCGGGCCCGCCGAGGCCCGCGCCCGCGGCATCGCCACCGTCCACCAGTACGGCGGCACCGCGCCCCTGATGAGCATCGACCGGAACTTCTTCCTCGGCGCCGAGCCGGTCAAGGGCATCTGGCCGTTCCGCCGGATCGACCGGGACCGCACCGCCGCCGAATCGCTGAAGGCCCTGCGCGAGCTGGGGCTGTCCCGCGTCACCGACGCCCGCCAGCTCGCCGGCACGATGTCGGGCGGCGAACGCCAGGCACTGGCGATCGCCCGCGCCGTCTACTTCGGCGCCCGGCTGCTCATCCTCGACGAGCCGACCTCCGCGCTCGGCGTGAAGGAGGCCGCCCTCGTGCTGAGGATGATCGGCACCGCCCGCGCCAACGGCGTCGGCGTCGTGTTCATCACCCACAACGCCCAGCACGCCATGGCGATCGGCGACCGGTTCGCCGTCCTGATCTCCGGTGCCGTGGCCGCCGCGTTCCGCCGCGGTGAGAAATCGCGCACCGAGGTCCTGGACCTCATGGCGGGCGGTGAGGAGTTCCAGGCCCTGACCGAAGGCATGGAGGACGCCCATGGCCCGGGCTGA
- a CDS encoding serine hydrolase domain-containing protein: MTSILAPGFETLQALLEQYAADDPAYSAQVCVIHAGRTVVDLSIGDDLGPDSLMCVLSGCKGVVGMCMGLLIDDGLLTPDTPVARYWPQFKAEGKADITIRQALSHQAGLPGLAGGCTVEELAAHTPVAERLAAMRPLWQPGTAHGYHGITIGILATELVQRLTGHSFADFYRQRVQQVLDVDFHFGADPGVLARTVDLVPPATPVPPPAPDSLEELMLNGFGDFPALVDVPNHPVIRATGPAAIGGIGNARSLARLYDSCLDDTGRRLVSPATIDMMTQIHTVGSDLVLGVHNRFGLVFQNADTRLDYGSPWSFGHDGAAGAIGFADPTYDIAFGYITSKMPEQGGADPRGIRLAAAARATLRTARRPTT; this comes from the coding sequence ATGACCAGCATCCTCGCCCCCGGATTCGAAACCCTCCAGGCGCTCTTGGAGCAGTACGCGGCCGATGACCCCGCCTACAGCGCCCAGGTCTGCGTCATCCACGCCGGCCGCACCGTCGTCGACCTCTCCATAGGGGACGACCTCGGACCCGACAGCCTCATGTGCGTCCTGTCGGGCTGTAAGGGCGTCGTCGGCATGTGCATGGGCCTCCTCATCGACGACGGGCTGCTCACGCCCGACACCCCCGTGGCCCGCTACTGGCCCCAGTTCAAGGCGGAGGGCAAAGCAGACATCACGATCAGGCAGGCCCTGTCCCACCAAGCCGGGCTCCCCGGCCTCGCCGGCGGCTGCACCGTCGAGGAACTCGCCGCCCACACGCCCGTCGCCGAACGCCTCGCCGCCATGCGGCCTCTGTGGCAGCCCGGCACCGCCCACGGCTACCACGGCATCACCATCGGCATCCTGGCCACCGAGCTCGTCCAGCGCCTTACCGGCCACAGCTTCGCCGACTTCTACCGGCAGCGCGTCCAGCAGGTCCTGGACGTCGACTTCCACTTCGGTGCCGACCCCGGAGTCCTCGCCCGCACCGTCGACCTCGTCCCGCCGGCGACCCCGGTGCCGCCACCGGCTCCCGACTCGCTCGAAGAACTCATGCTGAACGGCTTCGGCGACTTCCCCGCCCTCGTCGACGTCCCCAACCACCCGGTCATCCGCGCCACCGGTCCCGCCGCCATCGGCGGCATCGGCAACGCCCGCTCCCTGGCCCGCCTCTACGACTCCTGCCTGGACGACACCGGGCGGCGGCTGGTCTCGCCCGCCACGATCGACATGATGACCCAGATCCACACCGTCGGCAGCGACCTGGTCCTGGGCGTCCACAACCGCTTCGGCCTCGTCTTCCAGAACGCCGACACGCGCCTGGACTACGGCAGCCCGTGGAGTTTCGGCCACGACGGCGCCGCCGGCGCCATCGGCTTCGCCGACCCCACCTACGACATCGCCTTCGGCTACATCACCAGCAAGATGCCCGAGCAAGGCGGCGCCGACCCCCGAGGCATCCGCCTCGCCGCCGCGGCCCGGGCCACCCTCCGCACCGCCCGACGACCCACCACCTGA
- a CDS encoding IclR family transcriptional regulator — protein MPAPAPLERTGPVVARALRVLGAFTSDRCSMTLSEMSRCSGLPVSTVHRIAAELAGWGALERDAHGRYHIGLRLWEIGSLAPRGLGLRESALPFLEDLSQVTRENVQLAVREDTELVFVERIAGSRAVPVLTRVGGRFALTATGVGLVLLAHAPDEVLERVLARPITRFTERTMTDARTIRAALADTRIRGYAVSDQQVTMDALSVAAPIRDSRGDVVAAVSLVVHRSGATPHAVAQLLLTSARAISRALPSATPDQ, from the coding sequence ATGCCCGCACCCGCGCCCTTGGAGCGAACCGGCCCCGTCGTCGCGCGCGCCCTGCGGGTCCTCGGCGCGTTCACCTCCGACCGGTGCTCGATGACACTCAGCGAGATGTCCCGGTGCTCCGGCCTGCCGGTCTCCACCGTCCACCGGATCGCGGCGGAACTGGCGGGGTGGGGCGCGCTGGAGCGCGACGCACACGGCCGCTACCACATCGGGCTGCGCCTCTGGGAGATCGGCTCCCTCGCCCCGCGCGGCCTCGGGCTGCGCGAGAGCGCGCTGCCGTTCCTGGAGGACCTGTCGCAGGTGACCAGGGAGAACGTCCAGCTCGCCGTGCGCGAGGACACCGAACTGGTCTTCGTGGAACGCATCGCGGGGAGCCGGGCGGTGCCCGTGCTCACCCGCGTCGGCGGCCGGTTCGCGCTCACCGCGACCGGGGTCGGGCTGGTCCTGCTCGCCCACGCCCCCGACGAGGTGCTGGAGCGCGTCCTGGCCCGTCCGATCACACGCTTCACCGAACGCACGATGACCGACGCGCGGACGATCCGCGCCGCCCTCGCCGATACCCGCATCCGCGGCTACGCCGTCAGCGACCAGCAGGTCACCATGGACGCGCTCTCGGTCGCCGCCCCGATCCGCGATTCGCGCGGCGATGTCGTGGCGGCCGTCTCCCTGGTCGTGCACCGCAGCGGCGCCACGCCCCACGCCGTCGCGCAGCTGCTGCTCACCAGCGCCCGCGCCATCTCCCGCGCCCTGCCCTCGGCCACCCCGGATCAGTGA
- a CDS encoding PDR/VanB family oxidoreductase: protein MTDAGTGRVLVVTAREQAAEGIVALGLRDPAGADLPAWTPGAHIDLVLGDGLVRQYSLCGDPADRTAWRIAVQRARAGRGGSAFVHDGLHPGAMVVSRGPRNHFPLLPSPRYLFIAGGIGITPLLPMIAAVDAAGADWELAYGGRTATAMAFAATLRAAHGDRVALWPRDERGRLDVDGLLSDRRPDVLVYCCGPAPLLEAVEARCADRPAGTLHVERFTPRDAGEAEQAEPFDVELAASGLTLTVPPEKSILEVVEEAGVHVLTSCREGTCGTCETTVLAGTVDHRDSLLTPGERAAHDTMFVCVSRATGSKLVLDL, encoded by the coding sequence ATGACCGACGCGGGGACGGGGCGCGTGCTCGTCGTCACCGCCCGAGAGCAGGCGGCCGAGGGGATCGTCGCCCTCGGCCTACGCGACCCGGCCGGCGCGGACCTGCCCGCCTGGACGCCCGGCGCGCACATCGACCTCGTCCTGGGCGACGGCCTGGTGCGCCAGTACTCGCTGTGCGGCGACCCGGCGGACCGCACGGCCTGGCGGATCGCCGTCCAGCGCGCGCGGGCCGGCCGCGGCGGCTCGGCGTTCGTGCACGACGGACTCCACCCCGGCGCGATGGTCGTCAGCCGGGGCCCCCGCAACCACTTCCCGCTGCTGCCCTCGCCCCGGTACCTCTTCATCGCCGGGGGGATCGGGATCACGCCGCTCCTGCCGATGATCGCCGCCGTGGATGCCGCCGGCGCGGACTGGGAACTGGCCTACGGCGGGCGCACGGCGACGGCGATGGCCTTCGCCGCCACCCTGCGGGCCGCCCACGGCGACCGGGTCGCACTCTGGCCGCGCGACGAACGCGGACGCCTCGACGTCGACGGGCTGCTGTCGGACCGGCGGCCGGACGTCCTCGTCTACTGCTGTGGCCCGGCGCCCCTGCTGGAGGCCGTCGAGGCGCGGTGCGCGGACCGTCCCGCCGGTACCCTGCATGTGGAACGATTCACACCCCGGGACGCGGGCGAAGCCGAGCAGGCGGAACCCTTCGACGTGGAGCTGGCCGCCAGCGGGCTCACCCTGACCGTGCCGCCGGAGAAGTCGATCCTGGAGGTCGTGGAGGAGGCGGGCGTGCATGTTCTGACGTCATGCCGTGAGGGAACGTGCGGCACCTGCGAGACCACCGTGCTCGCGGGCACCGTCGATCACCGCGACTCTCTCCTCACCCCCGGCGAGCGGGCCGCGCACGACACGATGTTCGTCTGCGTCTCCCGCGCCACCGGCTCCAAGCTGGTCCTCGACCTCTGA
- a CDS encoding aromatic ring-hydroxylating dioxygenase subunit alpha, with the protein MSSIPRDQWYVAAYGREIGGELFTRTVCGEPILFWRTRSGEVAAVSDRCVHRRFPLSQEPGRLVDDQVVCGYHGFTYGADGVCVSVPGQTRVPRTARLKKYPVVEQDTFVWVWIGDPEGADASRIPRAPWLASPSYSTVSGMEPLQARFGLLVDNLLDLSHETYLHGGYIGTPEVADTPITTEVDEEAGIVRVSRHIDDAECPPFYANSTGLTGRITRWQDIEYSPPCLYTLHSRIAPAGVLPDAGGGDPHAFHVEVVYAITPETERTTHDFWAVARDFALDDQDVTDYLAHQNRVVVLQDVVALNTLEKVIADEPAQYQELSINIDTGGLAARRMLARMSAGTSGQGAPAAAGRPR; encoded by the coding sequence TTGTCAAGCATTCCCCGCGATCAGTGGTACGTCGCGGCGTACGGACGCGAGATCGGCGGCGAGTTGTTCACGCGCACCGTCTGCGGCGAGCCGATCTTGTTCTGGCGCACCCGCTCCGGCGAGGTCGCCGCCGTGTCCGACCGGTGTGTGCACCGCCGCTTCCCGCTGTCCCAGGAGCCGGGCAGGCTGGTCGATGACCAGGTGGTCTGCGGCTACCACGGCTTCACCTACGGGGCCGACGGCGTCTGCGTCTCCGTGCCGGGACAGACCCGGGTGCCTCGTACGGCGCGGTTGAAGAAGTACCCGGTGGTCGAGCAGGACACCTTCGTCTGGGTCTGGATCGGCGACCCGGAGGGGGCCGACGCGTCCCGTATCCCGCGGGCGCCATGGCTGGCTTCCCCGTCCTACAGCACCGTGTCCGGCATGGAGCCGCTCCAGGCCCGCTTCGGGCTGCTCGTGGACAACCTGCTCGACCTGAGCCACGAGACGTACCTGCACGGCGGCTACATCGGCACGCCCGAGGTCGCCGACACCCCGATCACCACCGAGGTGGACGAGGAGGCGGGGATCGTCCGCGTCAGCCGCCACATCGACGACGCCGAATGCCCGCCCTTCTACGCGAACTCCACCGGACTGACCGGGCGGATCACGCGCTGGCAGGACATCGAGTACAGCCCGCCGTGCCTGTACACGCTGCACTCGCGCATCGCCCCGGCCGGGGTGCTCCCCGACGCCGGCGGCGGCGACCCGCACGCCTTCCACGTCGAGGTCGTCTACGCGATCACACCCGAGACCGAACGCACCACGCACGACTTCTGGGCCGTGGCGCGCGACTTCGCGCTGGACGACCAGGACGTCACGGACTATCTGGCCCATCAGAACCGCGTCGTGGTCCTCCAGGACGTCGTCGCGCTGAACACGCTGGAAAAGGTGATCGCGGACGAACCGGCCCAGTACCAGGAGTTGTCGATCAACATCGACACCGGCGGCCTGGCCGCCCGGCGGATGCTCGCGCGGATGTCGGCCGGGACGTCCGGGCAGGGCGCCCCGGCCGCCGCGGGACGCCCCCGATGA
- a CDS encoding sulfite exporter TauE/SafE family protein, producing MALVAGVLIAVVTAPVGVSGAVFLLPVQLSVLGVPSPAVTPTNLLYNVVAGPGALARHRRTGRLAGPLTRRLVLGTLPGVVLGAVIRVFAVPGPQVFRLLVAVFLLPLGVWLCVRTVRPRVRPAPAGAPRGESEDVLPSDASITVLAAGVGVVGGIYGIGGGSILGPILAGRGVPMALVAPAALASTFVTSVVGASTYAVLALTTGGDIAPAWGSGLLCGLGGLIGGYLGARLQPRLPEVALRLLLGVMAITVACLYVVQSLP from the coding sequence GTGGCGTTGGTGGCGGGCGTGCTGATCGCTGTGGTGACGGCGCCGGTGGGGGTGTCGGGGGCGGTCTTCTTGCTTCCGGTGCAGCTCAGTGTGCTGGGGGTGCCCAGCCCCGCGGTGACGCCGACCAATCTGCTCTACAACGTGGTCGCCGGGCCTGGGGCGCTGGCGCGTCATCGCCGGACGGGACGGCTGGCCGGTCCGCTGACGCGGCGGCTGGTTCTCGGCACGCTGCCCGGGGTGGTGCTGGGGGCGGTGATCCGGGTGTTCGCCGTCCCGGGCCCGCAGGTCTTCCGGCTGCTGGTCGCGGTGTTCCTGTTGCCGCTGGGGGTGTGGTTGTGCGTGCGCACCGTACGGCCGAGGGTGCGTCCGGCCCCGGCGGGGGCGCCGCGCGGCGAGTCGGAGGATGTGCTGCCGTCCGATGCGTCAATCACCGTGCTGGCGGCAGGGGTCGGAGTGGTCGGGGGGATCTACGGGATCGGCGGCGGCTCGATACTGGGGCCGATCCTGGCGGGTCGCGGGGTGCCGATGGCGCTGGTGGCCCCGGCTGCGCTGGCCTCGACGTTCGTCACCTCCGTGGTCGGCGCGTCGACGTATGCGGTCCTGGCGCTGACCACGGGCGGTGATATCGCTCCGGCCTGGGGTTCGGGGCTTCTGTGCGGCCTGGGCGGCTTGATCGGCGGCTATCTGGGGGCCCGGCTGCAGCCTCGCCTGCCCGAGGTGGCGTTGCGGCTGCTGCTGGGCGTGATGGCGATCACCGTGGCCTGCCTGTACGTGGTGCAGAGTCTGCCGTGA
- a CDS encoding DUF5988 family protein, which yields MHTARSDTSAGDTIEITLVGGPLQTPERAHVPLTTMRERKVKVPRHGGYEHYELVDTKDGASDTVFEWTMRTRIAE from the coding sequence ATGCACACCGCCCGAAGTGACACCTCCGCCGGCGACACGATCGAGATCACCCTCGTCGGCGGCCCGCTGCAAACCCCGGAACGGGCCCACGTCCCCCTCACGACGATGCGCGAGCGCAAGGTCAAGGTCCCGCGCCACGGCGGCTACGAGCACTACGAACTCGTCGACACGAAGGACGGCGCGAGCGACACCGTCTTCGAATGGACGATGCGCACGAGGATCGCCGAATAG
- a CDS encoding flavin reductase family protein, translating to MAAKGIEPLNGRRPAGAPPDPVAFRGVLGRFATGVAAVTGLDDGVPVGLVVNSFTSVSLTPPLVSFCVAHTSLSWPRVRRGARHCVSFLAEHQREHARRLAGAGGAKFGGLPWSPSPAGLPLLDGALGWLECTVDAEHVAGDHVIVVARVHHVGAHDVSGPLIYYRGRYGRFAAPAAGRDTPL from the coding sequence ATGGCGGCCAAGGGCATCGAACCGCTGAACGGACGGAGACCGGCGGGCGCGCCCCCCGACCCGGTCGCCTTCCGCGGCGTGCTGGGCCGCTTCGCCACCGGCGTCGCCGCCGTGACCGGCCTCGACGACGGCGTGCCCGTCGGGCTCGTGGTCAACTCGTTCACCTCCGTCTCCCTGACGCCCCCGCTCGTGTCGTTCTGCGTGGCCCACACCAGCCTCAGCTGGCCGCGGGTGCGGCGCGGCGCCCGGCACTGCGTCAGCTTCCTCGCCGAGCACCAGCGCGAGCACGCGCGCCGCCTCGCCGGCGCGGGCGGCGCCAAGTTCGGCGGCCTGCCCTGGTCCCCGTCCCCCGCCGGGCTCCCGCTGCTGGACGGCGCGCTGGGCTGGCTGGAGTGCACGGTCGACGCCGAGCACGTCGCGGGCGACCACGTCATCGTCGTGGCCCGGGTCCACCATGTCGGAGCCCACGACGTCTCCGGCCCGCTGATCTATTACCGGGGCCGGTACGGACGGTTCGCGGCACCCGCCGCGGGCCGCGACACCCCCTTGTGA
- a CDS encoding AfsR/SARP family transcriptional regulator, which yields MIDNGESLAVTAPKMEVVLAALLIRADQVVSVEQLITEMWGGTKPRRATAALYVYVSQLRKLLAVRTGAPGPIVTRAPGYVLRTGTDELDLHVFQRLVREGREHMRRDEYEPASRAFEAALGLWRGPALSELREGPIINGFAMWLDEVRLECHEMLVETNLRLGRHREMVSLLHELIRDHPLHEAFYRQLMLALYRSERRADALGVYQSARAALNRELGLEPGRHLREMQRSILAAADVLDVRPAV from the coding sequence GTGATCGACAACGGGGAGAGTCTGGCGGTCACCGCCCCCAAGATGGAGGTCGTCCTGGCGGCGCTCCTCATCCGGGCGGACCAGGTCGTGTCGGTCGAGCAGCTCATCACCGAGATGTGGGGCGGCACCAAGCCGCGGCGTGCCACCGCGGCGCTGTACGTGTACGTGTCCCAGTTGCGCAAGCTGCTGGCGGTGAGGACGGGCGCCCCCGGCCCCATCGTCACCCGGGCCCCGGGGTACGTGCTGCGCACGGGGACGGACGAGCTGGACCTGCACGTGTTCCAGCGCCTCGTCCGCGAGGGGCGCGAGCACATGCGGCGGGACGAGTACGAGCCCGCGAGCAGGGCCTTCGAGGCCGCGCTCGGGCTGTGGCGGGGGCCGGCGCTGAGCGAGCTGAGGGAGGGGCCCATCATCAACGGGTTCGCGATGTGGCTCGACGAGGTGCGGCTGGAGTGCCACGAGATGCTCGTGGAGACGAACCTGAGGCTGGGCCGTCACCGCGAGATGGTCAGCCTGCTGCACGAGCTGATCCGGGACCATCCGCTGCACGAGGCGTTCTACCGGCAGCTCATGCTCGCGCTGTACCGGTCGGAGCGCCGGGCCGACGCGCTGGGCGTGTACCAGTCCGCCCGTGCCGCCCTGAACAGGGAGCTGGGCCTGGAGCCCGGCCGGCACCTGCGCGAGATGCAACGGTCCATCCTGGCCGCCGCCGACGTCCTCGACGTCCGGCCCGCCGTATGA
- a CDS encoding thioesterase II family protein translates to MSGAGDLWLRRYHPAPDARVRLACFPHAGGSASGYHGMSARLAPEVEVLAVQYPGRQDRRREQPVTDIAELAGQVVGALDGEPSDRPLALFGHSMGATVAYEVARLLEHRRGIRPHTLFVSGRRAPSRVRPENVHAADDDGVLAELERLSGTDARLLQDPELRELILPVVRADYGAIERYRRAPGPEPGCPVVVLVGDADPLTTVEEARAWADHSAAPVDVRVFPGGHFYLEDHLEAVVEVVAGRLAAPAPSGRE, encoded by the coding sequence ATGAGCGGTGCCGGGGACCTGTGGCTGCGGCGCTACCATCCCGCGCCGGACGCGCGGGTGCGGCTCGCGTGCTTCCCGCACGCGGGCGGCTCCGCGAGCGGCTACCACGGGATGTCCGCGCGGCTCGCGCCGGAGGTCGAGGTGCTCGCCGTGCAGTATCCGGGACGGCAGGACCGGCGGCGGGAACAGCCGGTCACCGACATCGCCGAACTGGCCGGGCAGGTCGTCGGGGCGCTGGACGGGGAGCCGTCCGACCGCCCGCTCGCCCTCTTCGGGCACAGCATGGGGGCGACCGTCGCCTACGAGGTCGCCCGGCTCCTGGAGCACCGGCGCGGGATCCGGCCGCACACGCTGTTCGTCTCGGGGCGGCGGGCGCCGTCGCGGGTCCGCCCGGAGAACGTGCACGCCGCGGACGACGACGGCGTGCTCGCCGAGCTGGAGCGGCTGAGCGGCACCGACGCCCGGCTTCTGCAAGACCCGGAGCTGCGCGAGCTGATTTTGCCGGTGGTGCGCGCCGACTATGGCGCGATCGAGCGGTACCGCCGTGCGCCCGGTCCCGAGCCGGGCTGCCCGGTCGTGGTGCTGGTCGGCGACGCCGACCCGCTGACCACGGTCGAGGAGGCGCGCGCCTGGGCCGATCACTCGGCGGCCCCCGTGGACGTGCGGGTCTTCCCCGGCGGCCACTTCTACCTGGAGGACCATCTCGAAGCGGTCGTGGAGGTGGTGGCCGGGCGCCTGGCGGCGCCCGCACCCTCCGGCCGCGAATGA